A region from the Methylocystis iwaonis genome encodes:
- a CDS encoding TOBE domain-containing protein, with protein sequence MTTAKKIDALLALRSEGKFLIGRDRIKVLEAVAQHGSISKAAKAAGFSYKAAWDAVAAINNLLPSPAFVTKAGGKSGGGAEVTPEGRKLIETFHRLEDRLSSISSMIAEVGLDGQEDFLLWGVAVRISARNVFQAEVVSIKKWPVDVEVTLRISGEHTLLAIITNEATEELDLKPGRKVAALVKSSFIELSAPQETPKEARNRFAGVITRRIDAERNCELLIDIGSGKTMTAVLPRQDVEAMGLSEGGNVVAQFAPQNVILAAD encoded by the coding sequence ATGACGACAGCCAAAAAGATAGACGCGCTTCTTGCGCTCCGCAGCGAGGGCAAATTTCTCATCGGGCGGGACCGAATCAAGGTGCTCGAGGCCGTTGCGCAGCATGGAAGCATTTCCAAGGCGGCGAAAGCGGCCGGCTTCAGCTACAAAGCGGCGTGGGACGCCGTCGCCGCCATCAACAATCTGCTGCCGAGCCCCGCCTTCGTTACGAAGGCCGGCGGCAAGAGCGGCGGCGGCGCCGAAGTGACGCCCGAGGGCCGCAAGCTGATCGAGACCTTTCACAGGCTCGAGGACAGATTGTCGAGCATCTCCTCGATGATTGCGGAAGTGGGCCTCGACGGGCAGGAGGATTTTCTGCTGTGGGGCGTCGCGGTGCGCATCTCGGCCCGCAATGTTTTCCAGGCGGAGGTCGTCTCGATCAAGAAGTGGCCCGTCGACGTCGAGGTCACTTTGCGAATCTCCGGCGAGCACACCCTCCTCGCCATCATCACCAATGAAGCGACTGAGGAGCTCGATTTGAAACCCGGCCGTAAGGTCGCCGCTCTGGTCAAATCCTCCTTTATCGAATTGAGCGCGCCGCAGGAAACGCCCAAGGAAGCCCGTAACCGCTTTGCCGGCGTGATCACGCGCCGCATCGACGCCGAGCGCAACTGCGAGCTGTTGATCGACATCGGCTCTGGAAAGACGATGACCGCTGTCCTGCCGAGACAGGACGTCGAAGCGATGGGACTCTCGGAAGGGGGCAATGTCGTCGCCCAATTCGCGCCGCAGAATGTAATTCTCGCGGCGGATTGA
- the amoA gene encoding bacterial ammonia monooxygenase, subunit AmoA translates to MSISNETAPAAGRAWASKEEFLGCVKLTDWILLLVLFLVLLGSFHIHYMLLAGDWDFWIDFKDRRMWPTVAPIVAMCFAAAAQSFFWQKFRLPFGATVACFALLVGEWINRYDNFWGWTFFPINLVFPSALIPMGFWLDVILLLSGSWIVTAVLGAMGWGLLFYPSNWPVLAQFHQATEVDGVLLTLADLIGFNYVRTGTPEYIRMIERGTLRTFGKDVVPVAAFFSGFVSMLVYFLWWKVGGWFSTTKYLENDDI, encoded by the coding sequence ATGTCTATTTCGAATGAAACGGCTCCGGCGGCAGGCCGGGCCTGGGCGTCGAAGGAGGAATTCCTCGGCTGCGTCAAGCTGACCGACTGGATCCTGCTTCTCGTCCTTTTCCTGGTGCTGCTCGGCTCGTTCCACATCCACTACATGCTGCTCGCCGGCGACTGGGATTTCTGGATCGACTTCAAGGATCGCCGTATGTGGCCGACCGTGGCGCCGATCGTCGCCATGTGCTTCGCCGCCGCCGCGCAGTCCTTCTTCTGGCAGAAGTTCCGCCTGCCCTTCGGCGCGACGGTCGCCTGCTTTGCGCTGCTCGTCGGCGAATGGATCAACCGCTACGACAACTTCTGGGGTTGGACCTTCTTCCCGATCAATCTCGTCTTCCCGTCCGCGCTGATCCCGATGGGCTTCTGGCTCGATGTGATCCTGCTGCTCTCGGGGAGCTGGATCGTCACGGCGGTGCTCGGCGCGATGGGCTGGGGTCTGCTGTTCTATCCGAGCAACTGGCCGGTTCTGGCGCAGTTCCACCAGGCCACCGAGGTCGACGGCGTTCTGCTGACGCTCGCGGATCTCATCGGCTTCAACTACGTCCGCACGGGCACGCCGGAATACATCCGCATGATCGAGCGCGGCACGCTGCGCACCTTCGGTAAGGACGTCGTGCCGGTCGCGGCCTTCTTCTCCGGCTTCGTCTCCATGCTCGTCTACTTCCTCTGGTGGAAGGTCGGCGGCTGGTTCTCCACGACGAAGTATCTCGAGAACGACGACATCTAA
- a CDS encoding AI-2E family transporter produces MDQPARPQDSAAPLETLSWRQGVASLAASAILLGLGVYILSGYLHALLWALVLAVAVWPLYGRFKRRFGPSASKELAPALFALLVGLVILAPIAGLAVDAAAEVRQLLDYARAAEETGLPVPDALARLPGVGAWASQWWAEHLSHAGWAKELAQQLNTSSAREIGASLSANIAHRSILFAISLLTLFFLFRSGESLVSQCRIASTKLFGARGELLAAQMIASVHGTLIGLVLVALGEGVLMGAAYMLTHTPHPILLGVLTAFAAMIPFAAAFAIGLAALLAAATAGMAPALIIAAWGVVVVFAADHFVRPNLIGSAIKLPFIWVLLGILGGAESFQLLGLFIGPAVMAALMALWRELSGPEGV; encoded by the coding sequence ATCCTGCTGGGGCTGGGCGTCTATATCCTCTCGGGCTATCTCCACGCTTTGCTTTGGGCCCTGGTTCTCGCCGTCGCCGTCTGGCCGCTTTACGGCCGCTTCAAACGCCGTTTCGGCCCTTCGGCCTCGAAAGAGCTTGCGCCCGCCTTGTTCGCATTGCTTGTCGGGCTCGTCATATTGGCGCCGATCGCCGGGCTCGCGGTCGACGCAGCCGCAGAGGTCCGCCAGCTTCTCGACTACGCCCGCGCCGCCGAGGAAACCGGCCTGCCGGTCCCCGACGCGCTCGCGCGCCTGCCGGGCGTCGGGGCCTGGGCGTCGCAATGGTGGGCGGAGCATCTCTCGCATGCGGGCTGGGCGAAGGAGCTTGCCCAGCAGCTCAATACGTCCTCGGCGCGGGAGATCGGCGCGTCGCTCTCCGCCAATATCGCCCATCGCTCCATTCTGTTTGCGATTTCGCTGCTGACTTTGTTTTTCCTGTTCCGCAGCGGCGAGAGCCTTGTTTCCCAATGCCGCATCGCCTCGACGAAACTCTTCGGCGCGCGCGGCGAGTTGCTGGCGGCGCAGATGATCGCCTCCGTGCATGGCACGCTGATCGGGCTCGTGCTCGTCGCCTTGGGCGAAGGCGTCCTCATGGGCGCGGCCTATATGCTCACCCATACGCCGCATCCGATTCTGCTGGGCGTGTTGACGGCTTTCGCGGCCATGATCCCCTTCGCGGCGGCCTTCGCCATCGGCCTCGCGGCGCTGCTGGCGGCGGCGACCGCCGGCATGGCGCCGGCGCTCATCATCGCCGCCTGGGGAGTCGTCGTCGTCTTCGCCGCCGACCATTTCGTCCGGCCCAATCTCATCGGCAGCGCCATCAAGCTGCCCTTCATCTGGGTCCTGCTCGGCATTTTAGGCGGCGCGGAGAGTTTTCAGCTACTCGGGCTTTTCATCGGCCCCGCCGTCATGGCGGCGCTGATGGCGCTTTGGCGCGAGCTTTCTGGCCCTGAGGGCGTCTAA
- the amoC gene encoding bacterial ammonia monooxygenase, subunit AmoC, with product MSLTEKAGVAAKAQTDSIVNYRPAYLAMAALGTFYVGIRIYEQYFGWKAGLDSFAPEFQTYWLNIMWTELPLEFIAFCAVGGYLWKTRDRNINAVAPREEMRRLITLIGWLLVYAFTVYWGASYFTEQDGTWHQTVIRDTDFTPSHILEFYLSYPIYIIAGWGAFMYGRTRIPQFANRISLAFLLFFAGPFMIFPNVGLNEWGHTFWFMEELFTAPLHWGFVFFGWFGLAMFGTVLQILGRVIELSKEYEKDVLAI from the coding sequence ATGTCACTAACAGAAAAAGCAGGGGTAGCGGCCAAGGCGCAGACGGACTCGATCGTGAATTACCGTCCGGCCTATCTCGCCATGGCGGCGCTGGGCACCTTTTACGTCGGCATCCGAATCTATGAGCAGTATTTCGGCTGGAAAGCCGGCCTCGATTCTTTCGCGCCGGAGTTTCAGACCTACTGGCTCAACATCATGTGGACCGAGCTGCCGCTCGAGTTCATCGCCTTCTGTGCGGTCGGCGGCTATCTTTGGAAGACCCGCGACCGCAACATCAACGCTGTCGCGCCGCGCGAAGAAATGCGTCGCCTCATCACGCTGATCGGCTGGCTGCTCGTCTACGCCTTCACGGTTTACTGGGGCGCGAGCTACTTCACCGAGCAGGACGGCACCTGGCATCAGACCGTCATTCGCGACACGGACTTCACGCCGTCTCACATCCTGGAGTTCTACCTCAGCTACCCGATCTACATCATCGCGGGCTGGGGCGCCTTCATGTATGGCCGCACGCGCATTCCGCAGTTCGCGAACCGCATCTCGCTGGCCTTCCTGCTGTTCTTCGCCGGTCCGTTCATGATCTTCCCGAACGTCGGCCTGAATGAATGGGGCCACACCTTCTGGTTCATGGAAGAACTGTTCACGGCGCCGCTGCATTGGGGCTTCGTGTTCTTCGGCTGGTTCGGCCTCGCCATGTTCGGCACCGTGCTGCAGATCCTCGGCCGCGTGATCGAGCTCAGCAAGGAGTACGAAAAGGACGTGCTCGCGATCTGA
- a CDS encoding cyclase family protein translates to MTRLKPKRIVDLSKEIVDNPNDPFFMRVKIKHHGHRKARWLVRALGLPFRLFPKDFAGWADDTITRMGVHSTTHIDAPWHYGPELSDGRRPATVDEMPLDMCFGPGVVFDMRHKADGEEITVADMEQNLRDSGAALGDGVIALIHTGRDRLQGTKDYWKRGTGMSAPATEWLIDKGVLVMGIDQWGWDLPFHHQIRVSKEKNDENLFWQGHLVGRRKPYWQMEQLRGLDQLPSHGFDVAIFPLRLKGASAAPARVAAFLYE, encoded by the coding sequence ATGACCCGTCTCAAACCAAAGCGCATCGTCGATCTGTCCAAGGAAATCGTCGATAACCCGAACGACCCCTTCTTCATGCGCGTGAAGATCAAACACCACGGCCATCGCAAGGCGCGTTGGCTGGTGCGGGCGCTCGGGCTTCCCTTCCGGCTTTTCCCCAAGGATTTCGCCGGCTGGGCCGATGACACGATCACGCGCATGGGCGTCCATTCCACGACCCATATCGACGCGCCGTGGCATTACGGCCCGGAGCTTTCCGACGGCCGCCGCCCCGCGACGGTGGATGAAATGCCCTTGGACATGTGCTTCGGCCCCGGCGTCGTCTTCGACATGCGCCACAAGGCCGACGGCGAGGAGATCACTGTCGCCGATATGGAGCAAAACCTGCGCGACAGCGGCGCGGCGCTCGGCGACGGCGTCATCGCCCTGATCCACACTGGCCGCGACCGCCTGCAGGGAACGAAAGACTATTGGAAACGCGGAACCGGCATGAGCGCGCCGGCGACCGAATGGCTGATCGACAAAGGCGTTCTGGTGATGGGCATCGATCAATGGGGCTGGGATCTTCCGTTCCATCATCAAATCCGCGTCTCCAAAGAGAAAAACGACGAGAATCTCTTCTGGCAGGGCCATCTCGTCGGCCGTCGCAAGCCCTATTGGCAGATGGAGCAATTGCGCGGCCTCGACCAATTGCCGAGCCATGGCTTCGACGTGGCGATCTTTCCGCTGCGTTTGAAGGGCGCCTCCGCCGCGCCGGCGCGCGTCGCCGCCTTTCTTTATGAGTGA
- a CDS encoding c-type cytochrome, translating into MLAPEYGGDGGKKVGVCADKQGPIAAFPAHWAPNALLAYRGGQFPTAYHGGFFIAFHGSWDRAPFPQSGYNVVFQPAKNGKPAGDFIAFADGFAGGAKEPGGAAHRPSGLAQGPDGALYVSDDTNGRIWRITYHGDIAQGLEAAPAPAQTAGRAKEAGPPEGVNPEAGALEGKSLPVPPGATDAQVALGERIFNGHAAGGTCASCHGANGKGAPLAPDLTSGKWLWSDGSLESIREVIAQGVAKPKEYRSPMPPKGGAQLSDSDVAAVAAYVWAIGHQNK; encoded by the coding sequence GTGCTCGCGCCCGAATATGGCGGCGACGGCGGCAAGAAGGTGGGCGTCTGCGCGGATAAGCAAGGGCCCATCGCCGCTTTTCCGGCCCATTGGGCGCCGAATGCGCTGCTCGCCTATCGCGGCGGGCAATTCCCGACCGCCTATCACGGCGGCTTCTTCATCGCTTTTCATGGCTCGTGGGATCGCGCCCCCTTCCCCCAGAGCGGCTACAATGTCGTTTTCCAACCCGCGAAGAATGGCAAGCCCGCGGGCGATTTCATCGCCTTCGCCGATGGTTTCGCGGGCGGGGCCAAGGAGCCCGGCGGCGCGGCGCACCGGCCCTCGGGTCTCGCGCAGGGGCCGGACGGCGCCCTTTACGTCTCCGACGACACCAATGGCCGCATCTGGCGCATCACCTACCATGGCGACATTGCGCAGGGCCTCGAAGCCGCGCCCGCGCCCGCGCAGACCGCAGGGCGCGCGAAGGAAGCCGGCCCGCCGGAGGGCGTCAATCCGGAAGCCGGGGCCCTGGAAGGGAAAAGCCTGCCGGTCCCGCCGGGCGCAACGGACGCGCAAGTCGCTTTGGGCGAGCGCATTTTCAACGGCCATGCGGCGGGCGGGACCTGCGCCAGTTGCCATGGCGCGAACGGCAAGGGGGCGCCGCTGGCGCCCGACCTGACGAGCGGCAAATGGCTCTGGTCGGACGGGAGTCTGGAGTCGATCCGGGAGGTGATCGCCCAAGGCGTCGCCAAGCCGAAGGAATATCGCAGCCCCATGCCGCCCAAAGGCGGCGCACAACTGAGCGACTCGGACGTGGCGGCTGTGGCGGCCTATGTCTGGGCGATCGGGCATCAAAATAAGTAA
- the amoB gene encoding bacterial ammonia monooxygenase, subunit AmoB has product MKQSFFQKLARTASGRAGRLLAVGAAAIVAATTFAATPAAAHGERSQQAFLRMRTLNWYDVKWSKTTLNVNEEMELTGKVHVFSGWPQAVAKPQEAFLNVGEPGPVLIRKSAFVGEVPVPRTFSLDVGQDYDYKIVLKARRPGRFHVHVQVNVKDGGPIVGPGQWIEIKGDMKDFTNPVTLLDGSTIDLESYGINWTYAYHFLWMGAAAVWILYWFMQKGIIVRGWQVAAGKKNEIITTADKRFGGLWLAGSMLALLFFYAQANSQFPRTLPMQAGLLTGISPLYLGQDTVTAHYSGGSYKVPGRELTVNLRITNNGKEPLRIGEFTTAGLRFLNPDVFTSRPDFPDYLLADRGLSLDDSTPIQPGETKNVVVTVQDARFDVERLSDLAYDTDSQFGGLLFLFSPSGERKQVEIGGPVIPKFQLGAAL; this is encoded by the coding sequence ATGAAACAATCTTTCTTCCAGAAACTGGCAAGAACGGCGTCGGGCCGCGCAGGCCGTCTGCTCGCCGTCGGCGCGGCTGCGATCGTCGCCGCCACGACCTTCGCCGCGACGCCGGCCGCGGCGCATGGCGAACGCTCGCAGCAGGCCTTCCTGCGCATGCGCACGCTCAACTGGTATGACGTGAAGTGGTCGAAGACGACGCTGAACGTCAATGAAGAGATGGAGCTCACCGGCAAGGTCCACGTCTTCTCCGGCTGGCCGCAGGCCGTCGCGAAGCCGCAGGAAGCCTTCCTCAACGTCGGCGAACCCGGCCCGGTGTTGATCCGCAAGAGCGCCTTCGTCGGCGAAGTGCCGGTGCCGCGCACCTTCTCGCTGGATGTCGGTCAGGACTATGACTACAAAATCGTCCTGAAGGCGCGCCGTCCCGGCCGCTTCCACGTCCACGTCCAGGTCAATGTGAAGGACGGCGGTCCGATCGTCGGCCCCGGCCAGTGGATCGAGATCAAGGGCGACATGAAGGACTTCACCAATCCGGTGACGCTCCTCGACGGCTCGACGATCGACCTCGAATCCTACGGCATCAACTGGACGTACGCATACCACTTCCTGTGGATGGGCGCTGCGGCTGTGTGGATCCTCTACTGGTTCATGCAGAAGGGCATCATCGTCCGCGGTTGGCAGGTTGCGGCCGGTAAGAAGAACGAGATCATCACGACGGCGGACAAGCGCTTCGGCGGTCTGTGGCTCGCCGGCTCGATGCTCGCGCTGCTCTTCTTCTATGCGCAAGCCAACAGCCAGTTCCCGCGCACGCTGCCGATGCAGGCCGGTCTGCTCACGGGCATCTCGCCGCTCTACCTCGGACAGGACACCGTTACGGCGCATTATTCGGGCGGCTCCTACAAGGTGCCGGGCCGCGAGCTGACCGTGAATCTCCGCATCACCAACAATGGCAAGGAGCCGCTGCGGATCGGTGAGTTCACCACGGCGGGTCTGCGCTTCCTCAACCCCGACGTGTTCACCAGCCGTCCCGACTTCCCCGACTATCTGTTGGCGGATCGCGGCCTGTCGCTCGACGACTCGACGCCGATCCAGCCCGGCGAGACCAAGAATGTGGTCGTCACCGTGCAGGACGCCCGCTTCGACGTCGAGCGTCTGTCGGATCTGGCCTACGACACGGACAGCCAGTTCGGCGGCCTCCTCTTCCTCTTCAGCCCGTCGGGCGAGCGTAAGCAGGTGGAGATCGGCGGTCCGGTGATCCCGAAATTCCAGCTTGGCGCTGCGCTCTAA
- a CDS encoding helix-turn-helix transcriptional regulator → MSDYFTTRELAALLRVKERKVYDLVSEKALPVRRVTGKLLFPKKEIEAWIAGSGEESASMERESAAAHFPLVMAGGHDPLLEWALRESRSGIAALLDGALDGLARLKSKDCVAAGLHIPSARLDDWNVAAVQEAMGREPVVLLEWAKRSRGLMYRPSPGQSITSLADIGDRRFQSRQPEAGSELVLSQLLAKEKMRKTDLNAIEAIERSETDLAMAIASGRADVGLGIEAAANQFKLAFAPLVVERFDILVWRKAYFDPPFQKLIRFCASDAFRDRAAALGGYDCANLGTVHFNGP, encoded by the coding sequence ATGTCCGATTACTTCACGACCCGCGAGCTTGCGGCGCTGCTGCGCGTGAAGGAGCGCAAGGTCTACGATCTGGTTTCAGAAAAGGCGCTGCCGGTGCGGCGCGTGACGGGAAAGCTGCTCTTCCCGAAAAAGGAGATCGAGGCCTGGATCGCCGGCAGCGGCGAGGAGAGCGCGTCGATGGAGCGAGAGTCGGCCGCGGCACATTTCCCGCTCGTCATGGCGGGCGGACACGACCCGCTCCTCGAATGGGCGCTGCGCGAATCGCGGTCGGGCATTGCGGCGCTGCTCGATGGCGCGCTCGATGGTCTTGCCCGGTTGAAGTCGAAAGACTGCGTCGCGGCGGGGTTGCATATTCCCTCAGCGCGCCTCGACGATTGGAACGTCGCAGCCGTGCAGGAGGCGATGGGCCGCGAGCCCGTCGTCCTGTTGGAGTGGGCCAAGCGCAGTCGGGGCCTCATGTATCGCCCCTCCCCCGGCCAGTCGATCACATCGCTCGCGGATATCGGCGATCGTCGCTTCCAGTCGCGCCAGCCGGAGGCCGGCAGCGAGCTGGTGCTCTCGCAACTGCTGGCGAAGGAGAAGATGCGAAAAACCGACCTGAACGCGATCGAGGCGATCGAACGGTCGGAGACCGACCTCGCCATGGCGATCGCCTCTGGCCGCGCCGATGTCGGGCTCGGGATCGAAGCCGCGGCGAATCAGTTCAAGCTCGCTTTTGCGCCGCTGGTGGTCGAGCGTTTCGATATCCTCGTGTGGCGCAAGGCCTATTTCGACCCGCCGTTCCAGAAGCTGATCCGCTTTTGCGCCAGCGACGCCTTCCGCGACCGGGCCGCCGCTCTCGGCGGCTATGATTGCGCAAACCTCGGAACCGTCCACTTCAACGGCCCCTGA
- a CDS encoding helix-turn-helix domain-containing protein gives MSHCTKIVGSTFEHFYFWQEPLEYSTSVPVVAGGAGETLAPRFWRAARQGRKIKHSLSFVFMREMMAWLPVATPGADIGKALNRSVRHTAAVEMSENHKNKQNVDDAMDSREDRQNLTLQRRREDALRCLLAHVNRAPTRTIVDELKKDLGVSRATAYRMMKSFRTCGAIAPSSARSVGRPKGTKGLDPKRERIIETALAAFVAEPERPRFSTLVQEIARQCKEEALPVPNWRTIRARLRELENQQAGGGN, from the coding sequence TTGTCTCACTGCACAAAAATCGTCGGTTCAACTTTTGAACATTTCTATTTTTGGCAAGAACCCCTTGAATATTCGACATCCGTTCCCGTTGTTGCAGGGGGCGCGGGTGAGACGCTGGCCCCCCGGTTCTGGCGCGCGGCCCGTCAGGGGCGGAAAATCAAACATTCCCTTAGCTTTGTATTTATGAGAGAAATGATGGCCTGGCTTCCGGTTGCCACTCCTGGAGCCGATATCGGAAAAGCCCTAAATCGCTCCGTCAGGCACACGGCCGCCGTTGAAATGTCAGAAAATCACAAGAATAAACAAAATGTAGACGACGCCATGGATAGTAGAGAAGACAGGCAAAATCTCACGTTGCAGCGCAGGCGGGAAGACGCGCTGCGCTGCCTTCTGGCCCATGTGAATCGTGCGCCGACGCGGACGATCGTCGATGAGCTGAAGAAAGATTTGGGCGTCTCCCGCGCGACGGCCTATCGCATGATGAAGTCGTTTCGCACCTGCGGCGCCATCGCTCCGTCGTCCGCGCGCTCCGTGGGGCGCCCGAAGGGCACAAAGGGGCTCGATCCCAAGCGCGAGCGCATCATAGAAACGGCGTTGGCGGCCTTTGTCGCCGAGCCGGAGCGGCCGCGATTCAGCACGCTCGTTCAAGAGATTGCGCGCCAGTGCAAAGAAGAGGCGCTCCCTGTCCCCAATTGGCGAACGATTCGGGCGCGCCTTCGCGAACTCGAAAATCAGCAGGCCGGCGGCGGCAATTAG